Proteins from one Myxococcus stipitatus genomic window:
- a CDS encoding DUF4215 domain-containing protein → MNTRVIESPCRVPPGPTGSRTARPLAALALALLTVLTGCERDAAPASLQEEVLVSQSASLVGDGRLQVGEQCDDGNTVSGDGCSATGAIEAGYLCHVPGRACSLASLCGNNVINLGEACDDGNTVAGTNGCTADCDLSLCGNGLFNNRQYPNFDQEICDDGNRVEGDGCSRLCEVEPGFACAGNPSRCVRAGVVFFNTGVDQNNRRLESGVDPHWFYVEDGVGATPGVRDANDWPQELQTARYMGERGASTCVYQDFLIPSTTKVANFRMRLATFNDNDFAGARVNGTSITPVVVSSPGGQPWQKNIIRELGTNAPWHTGLNRVELCNENEENPPNAFRYLFVDAFDDRCGDGAVSVREDCDDGNTTNGDGCSATCGIEPGYGCAGAPSSCALTCGNGSLNPGEQCDDGNPTVGDGCDASCRVEAGYACPTPGQACVATCGNGVINPGEQCDDGNVVNSDGCSAACRVERGYECSGAPSDCAPLCGNGVLNPGELCDDGNTVANDGCSIACTLELGYACPVPGQACAQTCGNGTVNPGEQCDDGNLTSGDGCATECSVEPGYACSRPESGPSACAKTCGDGRTEGNESCDDGNTTPGDGCSQGCAVETGYQCNSSAPSACSAICGDGIRVGGETCDDGNTAAGDGCDDTCAVESGWSCPVPGSACAKTCGNGTVNAGEACDDGDTENGDGCSNTCTVEPGYSCSGTPTTCSTTCGDGVVAGAEVCDDGNLESGDTCSPRCLWELGQPCNASGVCDSGLCNPNTDRCILANVCGNGMLDEGEQCDDANTTAGDGCGTTCAIEAGYTCVGNPSTCAVTCGDGVRAASEACDDGNTTPGDGCDAACAVEAGSACQNPGIHEFYSRNGRNQCTQAGNLTEPTLPESTAQAALTVPGRYRASYVAGAVSYSDGVKWYPGVFGFNHATAAGEQRFSLGHVPAGSGGSATRDEAMAEGFTQRRDFDAVTGDVRVALVDTDCANGNNSDTASIYRVDSLSICQLIPVLTDPTPGGTSDPTIGGNGTPGATIQVYVDGGTTPACTAVVDANGHWTCSLGDIPEGPHDVVLTTTVIGVTETAPEVSIVIDRAPPTTPVITGPVSGSVLSTRTPPISGTADPGATVTVSENGAVLCTAVADATGHWTCTPSSPLSEGPHEVVAVATNDFGTQSTPSTAVPFTVDVTAPVAPVITGPAPGSLLNTNTPDISGTGTPGTTVAVREGGTLVCTATVQDDGRWSCAPATPLADGTHTVTATATDAAGNVSPRSNEDTFRLDTVAPDTSFSRSPPARSDVDEAPFAYSATEQGVTYECSLDGRPFGPCQDTYNVSRGEHVLRVRATDEAGNVDATPAEYRWTVLETRAFAGGGCSAAPAPAAWLALLGLLGLRRRKQR, encoded by the coding sequence ATGAATACGCGTGTCATTGAATCCCCCTGTCGGGTGCCCCCGGGCCCCACGGGCTCGAGGACGGCCCGCCCCCTGGCGGCGCTCGCGCTCGCGCTCCTCACCGTGCTCACCGGCTGCGAACGGGACGCGGCCCCCGCGTCCCTCCAGGAGGAGGTGCTGGTGAGCCAGTCCGCCTCGCTGGTGGGCGACGGTCGCCTCCAGGTGGGCGAGCAGTGCGACGACGGCAACACGGTGAGCGGCGACGGCTGTAGCGCCACCGGCGCCATCGAGGCCGGCTACCTGTGTCACGTGCCCGGACGGGCGTGCTCGCTGGCGTCGCTGTGCGGCAACAACGTCATCAACCTCGGCGAGGCGTGCGACGATGGCAACACCGTCGCCGGTACCAACGGCTGCACCGCGGACTGCGACCTGTCGCTGTGCGGCAACGGCCTCTTCAACAACCGGCAGTATCCCAACTTCGACCAGGAGATCTGCGACGACGGCAACCGCGTCGAGGGTGACGGCTGCAGCCGCCTGTGCGAAGTGGAGCCCGGCTTCGCGTGCGCGGGGAATCCCAGCCGCTGCGTGCGCGCGGGCGTGGTGTTCTTCAACACCGGCGTGGACCAGAACAACCGTCGCCTGGAGTCCGGCGTGGACCCGCACTGGTTCTACGTGGAGGACGGCGTGGGCGCGACCCCGGGCGTGCGCGACGCCAACGACTGGCCGCAGGAGCTGCAGACGGCCCGCTACATGGGAGAGCGCGGGGCGTCCACCTGCGTCTACCAGGACTTCCTCATCCCCTCGACGACCAAGGTCGCCAACTTCCGCATGCGGCTGGCGACCTTCAACGACAACGATTTCGCGGGCGCGCGGGTGAACGGCACGTCCATCACGCCCGTGGTGGTCAGCTCGCCCGGGGGCCAGCCGTGGCAGAAGAACATCATCCGCGAGCTGGGCACGAACGCGCCGTGGCACACGGGTCTCAACCGCGTGGAGCTGTGCAACGAGAACGAAGAAAACCCGCCCAACGCGTTCCGCTACCTGTTCGTGGACGCCTTCGACGACCGCTGCGGCGACGGCGCGGTCTCCGTGCGCGAGGACTGCGACGACGGCAACACCACCAACGGCGACGGCTGCAGCGCCACGTGCGGCATCGAGCCGGGCTACGGCTGCGCCGGCGCGCCCAGCTCCTGCGCGCTGACGTGCGGCAACGGTTCGCTCAACCCCGGCGAGCAGTGCGACGACGGCAACCCCACCGTGGGCGACGGCTGCGACGCCAGCTGCCGCGTGGAGGCCGGATACGCCTGCCCCACGCCGGGCCAGGCCTGCGTCGCGACGTGCGGCAACGGCGTCATCAACCCCGGTGAGCAGTGCGATGACGGCAACGTCGTGAACTCGGACGGCTGCTCCGCCGCGTGCCGCGTGGAGCGAGGGTACGAGTGCTCCGGCGCACCCTCCGATTGCGCCCCGCTGTGCGGCAACGGCGTCCTCAACCCCGGAGAGCTGTGCGACGACGGCAACACCGTCGCGAACGACGGCTGCTCCATCGCCTGCACCCTGGAGCTGGGCTACGCGTGCCCCGTGCCGGGCCAGGCCTGTGCCCAGACGTGCGGCAACGGCACGGTGAACCCGGGCGAGCAGTGCGACGACGGCAACCTGACCTCCGGCGACGGCTGCGCCACCGAGTGCAGCGTGGAGCCGGGCTATGCCTGCAGCCGGCCCGAAAGCGGCCCGTCCGCGTGCGCGAAGACCTGTGGCGACGGGCGGACCGAAGGCAACGAGTCCTGCGACGACGGCAACACCACTCCGGGCGATGGCTGCTCGCAGGGCTGCGCCGTCGAGACGGGCTACCAGTGCAACTCGAGCGCGCCCAGCGCTTGCAGCGCCATCTGTGGCGACGGCATCCGCGTCGGCGGCGAGACGTGCGATGACGGCAACACCGCGGCCGGCGATGGCTGCGACGACACCTGCGCCGTCGAGTCCGGCTGGAGCTGCCCTGTCCCCGGCAGCGCGTGCGCCAAGACCTGCGGCAACGGCACGGTGAATGCCGGCGAGGCGTGCGACGACGGCGACACCGAGAACGGCGACGGCTGCAGCAACACCTGCACCGTGGAGCCCGGCTATTCGTGCAGCGGCACGCCCACCACGTGCAGCACCACGTGCGGTGACGGCGTCGTGGCCGGCGCCGAGGTCTGCGACGACGGCAACCTGGAGAGCGGCGACACCTGCTCGCCGCGCTGCCTGTGGGAGCTGGGCCAGCCGTGCAACGCGTCCGGCGTCTGCGACAGCGGCCTCTGCAACCCCAACACCGACCGGTGCATCCTGGCCAACGTCTGCGGCAACGGGATGCTCGACGAGGGCGAGCAGTGCGACGACGCCAACACCACGGCGGGTGACGGCTGCGGCACCACCTGCGCCATCGAGGCGGGCTACACCTGCGTCGGCAATCCCTCCACGTGCGCGGTGACGTGCGGTGACGGCGTCAGGGCGGCCTCCGAGGCGTGCGACGACGGCAACACCACGCCGGGCGACGGCTGCGACGCCGCCTGCGCGGTGGAGGCGGGCTCGGCGTGCCAGAACCCCGGCATCCACGAGTTCTACTCCCGCAACGGGCGCAACCAGTGCACCCAGGCGGGGAACCTCACCGAGCCGACCCTGCCGGAGAGCACCGCCCAGGCGGCGCTGACGGTGCCGGGCCGCTACCGGGCCAGCTACGTCGCGGGCGCGGTGTCCTACTCCGACGGCGTCAAGTGGTACCCGGGCGTCTTCGGGTTCAACCACGCGACGGCGGCCGGCGAGCAGCGCTTCTCGCTCGGCCACGTCCCCGCGGGCAGCGGGGGCAGCGCCACCCGGGACGAGGCCATGGCGGAGGGCTTCACCCAGCGCCGCGACTTCGACGCGGTGACGGGCGACGTGCGCGTGGCGCTCGTGGACACCGACTGCGCCAACGGCAACAACTCCGACACGGCGTCCATCTACCGCGTCGACTCGCTGTCCATCTGCCAGCTCATCCCCGTGCTGACCGACCCGACGCCGGGCGGCACGTCCGACCCGACCATCGGCGGCAACGGCACGCCGGGCGCCACCATCCAGGTCTACGTCGACGGTGGCACCACGCCCGCGTGCACCGCCGTCGTCGACGCCAACGGACACTGGACGTGCAGCCTGGGGGACATCCCCGAGGGACCGCACGACGTGGTGCTCACCACCACCGTGATTGGCGTGACGGAGACGGCGCCGGAGGTGAGCATCGTCATCGACCGCGCGCCGCCCACCACGCCCGTCATCACCGGCCCCGTCTCCGGCTCCGTCCTGTCCACGCGGACGCCGCCCATCAGCGGCACGGCGGACCCGGGCGCCACGGTGACGGTGAGCGAGAACGGCGCCGTGCTGTGCACCGCGGTGGCGGACGCCACCGGACACTGGACCTGCACGCCGTCCTCGCCCCTGAGCGAGGGGCCGCACGAGGTGGTGGCCGTCGCCACCAACGACTTCGGCACCCAGAGCACGCCCTCCACCGCCGTGCCCTTCACGGTGGACGTGACGGCGCCCGTCGCGCCCGTCATCACCGGCCCCGCGCCCGGCTCGCTGCTGAACACCAACACCCCGGACATCAGCGGCACGGGGACGCCCGGCACCACGGTGGCGGTGCGCGAGGGCGGCACCCTGGTATGCACCGCCACCGTCCAGGACGACGGCCGCTGGAGCTGCGCGCCCGCCACGCCGCTGGCGGACGGCACGCACACCGTCACGGCCACGGCCACCGACGCCGCGGGCAACGTCAGCCCCCGGTCCAACGAGGACACCTTCCGCTTGGACACCGTGGCGCCGGACACGTCGTTCAGCCGCAGCCCGCCGGCCCGCTCCGACGTGGACGAGGCGCCGTTCGCCTACTCCGCCACCGAGCAGGGCGTGACGTACGAGTGCAGCCTGGATGGTCGGCCCTTCGGCCCCTGCCAGGACACCTACAACGTCAGCCGGGGTGAGCATGTCCTGCGGGTCCGCGCCACGGACGAGGCGGGCAACGTGGACGCCACGCCCGCCGAGTACCGCTGGACGGTGCTGGAGACGCGCGCCTTCGCGGGCGGCGGCTGCAGCGCGGCGCCGGCTCCGGCCGCCTGGCTCGCCCTGCTGGGTCTGCTGGGCCTGCGCCGCCGCAAGCAGCGCTAG